GTGGCACCCAGATGGTCATCATTGTCAATGCCCGCTTTGtgtacgccgccgcctctgagACGCACGTGACTCCAGAGgttgcctctctcctcaccaTCTTCAACGGCGCTGGCAGTGCGGTGGGGCGAATCCTCATGAGTATCTTCGAAGTATGGACGCAGAAGCGCAAGCCTGAGGAGCGCATCCCGCTCACTATTGCGCTCTTTATCCCATCGCTGATTGTTCTCGCGGCGTCCCTCATGCTTCTTTTTCTGCAGAAGGAGTGGCTCTTGATCTCGTTTGGCCTGACTGCGCTGGGCAACGGCTTCTCTGCGGCCTCCATAGTGCTTGTAATGCGGACCCTGTACGCGAAGGATGTCGCGAACCACTACAACTGCATGTCCCTCTCCTCGCTCGCCGGCTCGGTGCTGCTAAACCAAATGCTCTACGGGAACTGGTACACAAAGGAGGCAAAGAAGCAGGACAGCAACATTTGCATTGGGCGGCAGTGCATCTTCGTGCCCTTCGCTATCATGAGCGGCCTGCTCTTTACTAGTCTCTTCTCCGACTTGTATGTTCACCTTCAATACAAGAAGTTTTGCGACGAGGCGcttgcagcgcgtgcgcaactccgcggcgcgcgtgctaGCATCCCCCAGTCCAACGAACCTGACGTCCTGGATGAGCGTGAGCCGTTGCTGTCCTCGACGAACTGAGTTTGTGCGTCTTTCTAGTCTTCTCCTTTTCGCTGCACATTGTCTTCTAGTTCCCACTGCGTTGCGCACTCTCATCCCCAGCTGTGATTGTCCTCGTTTTTTTACTCAGTAATGTTTGACACGTCTTTCGTTGTTGGGAGTCCTTTTGTTCTTTTGTGTTGCTTCACACACTTTCCACGCCAGGAGACGAAATGCGGTGCCCATTCATGAGgtagaagaggaggagattAGTGACTCATTGACAAGCGTTTACGTACCCTTCATCCCAGGCTTGGATGCCTCACACAATGGGATCTCCTTCTTTGACGTCCATGCGCAGTTCTTGATGTCGCGTATCGCCTCCAAGAGTCACCTATCCGCTTTCCTCCACCTCGTTTCCCTTTCTTCTGTCCTCTTTTCTTGTACGTGCCTCGACTCAGATTGGTCACACCTTGCACCGTACATCACGTTCacctcacccctcctcccttcacATATCAACCATGGCCAAGGGTAAGCGCTCCGCTGATGCCAAGGGCAGCCAGAAGCGCCAGAAGAAGGTGCTGCGGGACAACATCCGCGGCATTACACGCGGCTGCGTCCGCCGCAtggcgcgccgcggtggcgtgaAGCGCATCTCGAGCGACATCTACGAAgaggtgcgccgcgtgcTGAAGGCCTACGTGGAGGACAttgtgcgctgcagcacggcctACACCGAGTACGCCCGCAAGAAGACCGTGACGGCGTCCGATGTTGTGAACGCGCTGCGCAAGAAGGGCCACATCCTGTACGGCTACGCGTAAACGCTCGCAGAGCCGTTGCACACTCATAGATACACCTTTTTTGTTCGTGCCGACATTTCTTTTGTCTCCTTGGTTTTTGacttcccctctccccactaTGACTTCTGTCTCGTGCTgacaccctctccctcagcCCTCGCTGTTCGCTGGGCACAGTACAGAAAGAAAGCAGAACACACCAACCCCACTGCATACCTGAAGAGAGACCGTGCGCTGCCGTATCCGAAGCACGCTCTCGGCGTCCGTGTCTATGGAGGCTGCGTGCaaccccgccccctccctgcctcccTCAACGCCCGCGGGCACCGGAAGTCATCACGCGGGATGCCGGGTCGCCACTTCGACAGTGTCACTCCTCCGCCGCTTGCTCGCTTATTCTCTACGCCACAGCACCATGCGCTACCTTTCACTCTTTGCGCTTCTCTTCGTCTCCCTATGTTCTCTGTTCACACACATGACACGCACGAGCGCGCAGACGGAGGCACCCCAAATGCAGAGGACACGTGGGATCGTGCATCCACTGCTCACCTTCACGAGGCAGATGTTGGGGGTCGATGGGCGCTTTTTACCGAGATTCGGGCCAGTGGGGAAGAGAGTGCATCCGTACGGCCAGCGGCGCGAATCAAGGAAAAAGTACGAGCTCTGAGAAAGGCGCGCCTGCGGCCGCCTTTTCCCGCTTCTTCGGGCTCAGACGCCTGTGGCGGTCTCCCCATCTCGACTTCCCACGGTAGACTTCCTTCTGTTGCTCCCTCACccgcctgcgcgcgtgtgcgtggcggatTGGGACGCGGATGAAATCAAGCTCGCCATGCCCTGCTCACTTTTCCTTTCCCGGTGCCTGTGCCCGACCGGTGGGGCGGGCCTCAGCAGCCCATGTTCGATGGCCTTGTTGGTTTGGCCTTTGCGCTTCGTTGGTGGCCGACGCTGCCGGCTGTTTTGTACTTTGCTGTAGTGTACAGCATGTCGTGGCACGGCGCTGTTCTCTTTTGCGTTTTCGGCACTGCCTGCACACCGCACGCCACGTACTCTGCCTGTGCCTCAAGCGGTACACCATCCGGGTACAGGCTCGATCTCACTCCCCGACAACCGTGCACCCGTCCAACGCGCgccgccctcttctcctgcacctctgccacttttgctttcctctcctgtgcgtgtgtctactcctctgcctcttctcgtgtagagggggagggggcatcgAGACGTGCaggctctccctcttctgctAGACGCTGGGGACTTTTCATCGAACCGCGGTGAATGCCAATGAAAGGTGCAGTGGAGTAACTGCCGCGCGCATCCTTGCACAGGAAAGACTTGCCCGCTTTCGTCTCGGGGAAGCGAAACTCAGACCCGTTTttgtgcagccgccgcctgcacgaCCAAAGAGGCTAACAACCTCCCCATTCCCATAGCGCCGCTCCGGTGTTGCTCGACGCAGGGGCATCTTCCACTGTCACTTCGACCCGTCCGCTTCGCGGGTCCGTCCACCATCCCACGGTGGCCACCTTCCCTCAATCCACTCCGCCTGTCCTTATCTGCCTTTCCTCATACTCCGCCCATTTCTCCATacatccacccacccacgcaccccacgcacacccccgcacagacacacgcaagtggaggaggacaccTCCGTGGACTGGCGCACCCTTTACAGTTGCACCGACACGCTCACAACTCTTCTGCACCGCTGTCCGGTGTTATCGTGTAATTCTCTTCGACTGCCCTTGATCCCCCCGCGTCTCGATCCGTGGCCCTGCTGCTTCGCTGTACACGGCCAAGAGTGTCCTCGTGCCACTTTGGTGGCCACCTGCACACCTTAGGTCTCCttccgccg
This genomic stretch from Leishmania mexicana MHOM/GT/2001/U1103 complete genome, chromosome 30 harbors:
- a CDS encoding histone H4 — translated: MAKGKRSADAKGSQKRQKKVLRDNIRGITRGCVRRMARRGGVKRISSDIYEEVRRVLKAYVEDIVRCSTAYTEYARKKTVTASDVVNALRKKGHILYGYA